A window of Metabacillus sp. B2-18 contains these coding sequences:
- a CDS encoding prephenate dehydrogenase encodes MVKKVYIIGLGLIGGSIALSIKQKDPSIHILGFDINEDQANLAKRIGAIDEIATKLFPDLSTVDMIFLSTPVQQTTQIIEQLKSEQLKKDVIVTDVGSTKVKIVECANQHLNGKIKFIGGHPMAGSHKSGILAAKPHLFENAFYILTPSKYVTQNDVDLLKSVLEGTKANFIEMTPNEHDEVTGVISHFPHIVAASLVYQAKNHEEQFPLVKRLAAGGFRDITRIASSSPSMWRDILLHNKEPLLHLFDEWISEMERVKAFVANEEADNLFSYFQYAKNYRDGLPEKQKGAIPSFYDLFVDVPDYPGVISEITGYLAKEKISLTNIRIIETREEIYGVLRLSFQTERDRELAIDCINKYCAYETFIM; translated from the coding sequence ATGGTGAAAAAAGTTTATATAATAGGTCTTGGATTAATTGGGGGCTCAATAGCATTATCAATTAAGCAAAAAGATCCTTCAATACATATATTAGGTTTTGACATAAATGAAGATCAGGCTAATCTAGCAAAAAGGATTGGGGCCATTGATGAAATTGCCACCAAGCTTTTCCCGGATCTATCAACGGTAGATATGATTTTTCTCTCAACCCCTGTTCAACAAACAACTCAAATTATAGAACAATTAAAATCAGAACAACTGAAGAAAGATGTTATTGTAACTGATGTTGGAAGTACGAAAGTGAAAATTGTTGAATGTGCAAATCAGCATTTAAATGGAAAAATTAAGTTTATCGGCGGTCATCCTATGGCTGGCTCTCATAAATCAGGAATATTAGCAGCTAAACCACATTTGTTCGAGAATGCTTTTTACATATTAACTCCTTCCAAATATGTAACTCAGAATGATGTTGATTTATTAAAAAGTGTTCTTGAAGGAACGAAAGCTAATTTCATTGAAATGACGCCAAATGAACATGATGAAGTTACCGGGGTAATTAGTCATTTTCCCCATATTGTTGCTGCGAGCCTTGTTTATCAGGCTAAAAATCATGAAGAGCAATTTCCACTTGTCAAGAGGCTGGCTGCTGGAGGGTTTCGAGATATAACGAGAATTGCCTCAAGTAGTCCTTCGATGTGGCGAGATATTCTTCTCCATAATAAAGAACCTTTATTACACTTATTTGATGAATGGATTTCAGAGATGGAGCGTGTAAAAGCGTTTGTTGCAAATGAAGAAGCTGATAATCTATTTTCATATTTTCAATATGCAAAGAATTATCGAGATGGTCTGCCAGAGAAGCAAAAGGGAGCTATTCCGTCATTTTATGACTTATTTGTTGATGTACCTGATTATCCCGGGGTTATTTCTGAGATAACTGGATATCTGGCAAAAGAAAAGATCAGTTTAACGAATATCCGAATTATTGAAACACGTGAAGAAATCTATGGGGTATTAAGGTTAAGCTTTCAGACAGAACGAGATCGTGAACTAGCGATTGACTGTATTAACAAGTATTGTGCTTATGAAACATTTATTATGTAG
- the hisC gene encoding histidinol-phosphate transaminase, translated as MRVKEQLLSLKPYQPGKPMEEVKKEYNLTKVVKLASNENPYGCSPKAKQAIVDELSQLAIYPDGYSAELRTKLASHVGVQEQELIFGNGSDEVVQIICRALLSPDSNTVMATPTFPQYKHNAVIEGSEIREVPLVDGNHDLENMLLQIDENTTVVWVCTPNNPTGTYVTKDSLVNFLNKVPKHVLVVVDEAYYEYVLAEDYPETVEFINDYPNLMILRTFSKAYGLASLRIGYGIANAELIQKIEPAREPFNTSRVAQVAAIAALDDAQFVEECRGKNKEGLQQFYSFCEELKLPYYPSEGNFILIDFNRDSDEVFNALLKKGYIVRSGNALGFPTHLRITVGDRQQNEEIIEALREFVQ; from the coding sequence ATGCGTGTAAAAGAACAATTATTAAGTCTAAAGCCTTATCAGCCAGGAAAACCAATGGAAGAAGTTAAAAAAGAATATAATTTAACAAAAGTTGTGAAGCTTGCGTCTAATGAAAACCCATATGGTTGTTCTCCTAAGGCTAAACAAGCCATTGTAGATGAATTGAGTCAGCTCGCGATTTATCCAGATGGATATAGTGCTGAACTTCGTACAAAACTAGCTTCTCACGTAGGCGTTCAAGAACAAGAATTAATTTTTGGGAATGGATCAGATGAAGTTGTTCAAATTATTTGTAGAGCGTTACTAAGCCCAGATTCTAATACTGTAATGGCCACACCAACATTCCCTCAATATAAGCATAATGCTGTAATTGAAGGATCTGAAATCCGTGAGGTCCCATTAGTAGATGGTAATCATGATTTAGAGAATATGCTTCTGCAAATAGATGAAAATACGACGGTTGTATGGGTTTGTACACCGAATAACCCTACAGGTACATATGTTACTAAAGACAGTTTAGTAAACTTCTTAAATAAAGTGCCTAAACATGTGCTTGTTGTAGTAGATGAAGCCTACTATGAATATGTTTTAGCTGAAGATTATCCAGAAACTGTTGAATTCATTAACGACTATCCTAACTTAATGATTCTACGTACATTCTCAAAAGCTTATGGCTTAGCATCGTTAAGAATTGGTTATGGCATTGCAAATGCAGAATTAATTCAAAAAATTGAACCGGCTAGGGAACCTTTTAATACAAGCAGAGTTGCTCAGGTGGCCGCTATTGCAGCTTTAGATGATGCTCAGTTTGTGGAAGAATGTCGGGGGAAAAATAAGGAAGGGTTACAGCAATTTTACTCTTTCTGTGAGGAACTGAAGCTGCCATATTATCCTTCTGAAGGTAACTTCATTTTAATTGACTTTAATCGAGATTCTGACGAAGTTTTTAATGCATTACTGAAAAAAGGATATATCGTAAGGTCCGGAAATGCTCTTGGGTTTCCTACTCACCTACGTATAACTGTTGGAGATCGTCAACAAAACGAAGAAATCATCGAAGCATTAAGGGAATTTGTTCAATAA
- the trpA gene encoding tryptophan synthase subunit alpha — translation MTALFKQPINNQLFIPFITAGDPNSEATIDLALALQEAGASAIELGIPYSDPVADGPVIQKASSRSLKNGMNIVKAIKLVPEMRKKGLNIPIILFTYYNPVLQLDQESFFALLRENTIDGLLIPDIPFEESEELREKCKEYSIAFISLVAPTSSSRIKMIAEAAEGFIYCVSSLGVTGVRKNFDDSIASFLEEVRKHSKVPVAVGFGVSSREQVEQLAHMCDGVVVGSALVREIERLQPSLLDENSRRDAVEEFKNFARTFVS, via the coding sequence ATGACAGCCCTATTTAAGCAACCTATAAATAATCAATTATTCATTCCATTTATAACTGCAGGAGATCCAAATTCTGAGGCAACAATCGATTTAGCCCTTGCCTTACAAGAAGCTGGAGCATCGGCAATTGAATTAGGGATACCATACTCGGACCCTGTTGCAGATGGCCCTGTCATTCAGAAGGCCTCAAGTCGATCACTAAAAAATGGTATGAATATTGTAAAAGCAATCAAACTTGTGCCGGAAATGCGAAAAAAAGGGTTGAATATTCCAATAATTCTATTTACGTATTATAATCCTGTGTTACAATTAGATCAGGAATCCTTTTTCGCTTTACTGCGGGAAAACACGATAGACGGTTTATTAATTCCTGATATTCCGTTTGAAGAAAGTGAGGAACTTCGAGAAAAATGTAAGGAGTATTCTATTGCATTTATTTCTCTAGTAGCTCCAACTTCTTCTAGTAGAATTAAGATGATTGCAGAAGCAGCAGAAGGTTTTATTTATTGTGTTTCATCATTAGGCGTAACAGGAGTACGCAAAAATTTCGATGATTCTATTGCATCCTTTCTAGAGGAAGTAAGAAAGCATAGTAAAGTTCCTGTTGCTGTAGGGTTTGGTGTTTCTTCAAGGGAACAGGTGGAGCAGCTTGCACATATGTGTGATGGAGTTGTTGTTGGTAGTGCTTTAGTTCGAGAAATTGAACGACTTCAACCTTCTTTATTAGATGAGAATTCACGAAGAGATGCTGTAGAAGAATTTAAGAATTTTGCACGTACCTTTGTTTCTTAA
- the trpB gene encoding tryptophan synthase subunit beta yields MNIYPDKNGRYGDFGGRFVPETLMSPLAEIEQAHKEAMQDPSFLEEYSYLLKEYSGRPTTVTFAGNITRKLGGAKVYLKREDLNHTGAHKINNAIGQVLLAKRMGKTKVIAETGAGQHGVATATVAAKFGMECKVFMGEEDVRRQELNVFRMQLLGAEVIPVTSGNKTLKDATNEAMRYWVQHCEDHFYIIGSVVGPHPYPYIVREFQRVIGDEAKDQFYHIEGSLPTKVIACVGGGSNAIGMFAAFIPEDVDLVGVEAAGKGVETDMHAATITKGTRGVLHGSLTYLLQDEYGQITEPYSISAGLDYPGIGPEHAHLANTGRVKYESVTDQEALDALEFLAREEGILAAIESAHALSAAFEHAKNMGNEESILICLSGRGDKDVHTLMSHYKEVGKA; encoded by the coding sequence ATGAACATATATCCTGATAAAAATGGACGTTACGGCGATTTCGGAGGTCGCTTTGTGCCAGAAACATTAATGAGTCCATTAGCTGAAATTGAACAAGCACATAAAGAAGCAATGCAAGATCCAAGCTTTTTAGAGGAATATTCATACTTATTAAAAGAATACTCTGGCAGACCAACAACGGTCACTTTTGCAGGAAATATAACAAGAAAATTAGGTGGAGCAAAAGTATATCTAAAGCGTGAGGATTTAAATCATACGGGAGCTCATAAAATTAATAACGCCATTGGTCAGGTTCTTTTGGCAAAGCGAATGGGAAAAACAAAGGTGATTGCTGAAACGGGTGCTGGTCAACATGGTGTTGCAACAGCAACAGTTGCGGCTAAATTTGGAATGGAATGTAAAGTGTTTATGGGGGAAGAAGATGTACGCCGTCAGGAATTAAACGTTTTTCGGATGCAGCTGTTAGGAGCTGAAGTAATTCCAGTGACAAGCGGAAACAAAACACTAAAAGATGCTACAAATGAAGCGATGAGATATTGGGTACAGCATTGTGAAGATCATTTTTACATTATAGGCTCAGTGGTTGGTCCACATCCTTATCCATATATTGTGAGAGAGTTTCAAAGGGTCATAGGGGATGAAGCAAAGGATCAATTCTATCATATTGAAGGCAGTCTACCAACTAAAGTAATAGCTTGTGTTGGTGGTGGAAGTAATGCAATTGGAATGTTCGCTGCTTTTATACCTGAAGACGTAGATTTAGTAGGTGTTGAGGCTGCAGGAAAAGGTGTTGAAACTGATATGCATGCAGCCACAATTACAAAAGGAACAAGGGGTGTCCTTCACGGTTCATTAACTTATCTACTACAAGATGAATATGGACAAATAACGGAACCTTATTCCATCTCAGCCGGACTCGATTATCCTGGAATAGGTCCTGAACATGCACACTTAGCTAATACAGGCCGCGTTAAATATGAAAGTGTGACAGATCAGGAAGCGTTAGACGCATTAGAATTTTTAGCACGTGAAGAAGGGATTTTAGCAGCAATTGAGTCAGCACATGCCCTTTCAGCAGCTTTCGAACATGCTAAAAACATGGGTAATGAGGAAAGCATCTTAATTTGTTTATCCGGTCGGGGAGATAAAGATGTCCACACATTAATGTCTCATTATAAGGAGGTTGGAAAAGCATGA
- a CDS encoding phosphoribosylanthranilate isomerase → MSKIALKFCGVQSLEDLQVVSDSIAQYIGFIFAESKRKVNPHLVGQWLKEVNTKKKVAAVFVNPTVEEVHSVLKHVPVDVIQFHGNETIEQINQVREIYPGFIWKALHHHDHTLEEMKKYVELVDGFVVDSRTKGQWGGTGVSFDWDAVPVYLEFAAKYNKICFIAGGVNEENISNLLNYHPQAIDLSSGIEVDRKKSKEKIRLIEERVLQHEHIS, encoded by the coding sequence ATGTCTAAGATCGCATTGAAATTTTGTGGAGTCCAAAGTCTTGAAGATCTTCAAGTAGTCTCAGATTCTATTGCTCAATACATTGGATTCATTTTTGCAGAAAGTAAAAGAAAAGTTAATCCACATTTGGTTGGACAATGGTTAAAAGAAGTTAATACAAAGAAGAAAGTCGCTGCTGTATTCGTAAATCCTACTGTAGAAGAAGTTCATTCTGTTTTAAAACATGTTCCAGTTGATGTGATTCAATTCCATGGAAATGAGACAATCGAACAAATTAATCAAGTCCGTGAGATATATCCAGGTTTTATTTGGAAAGCTCTTCACCATCATGACCATACTTTAGAAGAAATGAAAAAGTATGTAGAGTTAGTTGATGGATTTGTTGTAGATTCAAGAACGAAGGGTCAATGGGGAGGTACCGGTGTTAGTTTTGACTGGGATGCGGTACCTGTTTACCTTGAATTTGCTGCAAAATATAATAAAATTTGTTTTATTGCAGGCGGTGTTAATGAAGAGAATATTTCTAATCTCTTAAACTATCATCCACAGGCTATTGATCTATCTAGTGGCATTGAAGTTGACCGAAAAAAAAGTAAAGAAAAGATTAGACTGATAGAGGAAAGGGTGTTACAACATGAACATATATCCTGA
- the trpC gene encoding indole-3-glycerol phosphate synthase TrpC, producing the protein MLEKIIETKKEEVKNLILPEDEGLPNHSFLEALISSNRDMALIAEVKKASPSKGLIKENFDPVEIALAYEKGGADCLSVLTDSPYFQGKREYLTAIKKTVNLPVLRKDFIIDSIQIDEAKRIGADAVLLISEALEPALLKDLYQYSYELGLDVLVEVHDQHNLEQVLNVITPKILGVNNRNLKTFETNIQQLEGMASSIPEETLLVSESGIYTKEDLDLVKQYGAKAVLVGESLMRKENQTLAVQQLFGESLNV; encoded by the coding sequence ATGCTTGAAAAAATAATTGAAACAAAAAAAGAAGAAGTTAAAAATTTGATTCTGCCGGAAGATGAAGGCTTACCAAATCACTCTTTTCTTGAGGCCCTAATTTCCTCTAACAGGGATATGGCATTAATTGCTGAAGTGAAAAAAGCATCGCCATCAAAGGGTTTAATTAAGGAAAACTTTGATCCAGTGGAAATTGCTCTTGCATATGAAAAAGGAGGAGCAGATTGTTTATCCGTTTTGACAGATTCTCCTTACTTTCAAGGTAAACGAGAGTATTTAACTGCTATCAAGAAAACTGTAAATTTACCTGTTTTGAGAAAAGACTTTATTATCGATTCTATCCAAATTGATGAAGCGAAACGGATAGGTGCTGATGCGGTATTATTAATAAGCGAAGCTCTTGAACCCGCTTTGTTAAAAGATCTTTATCAATATTCTTATGAATTAGGATTGGATGTCTTAGTAGAAGTGCATGACCAGCATAACTTAGAGCAAGTTTTAAATGTTATTACTCCAAAAATACTTGGAGTAAATAACCGAAACCTAAAAACATTTGAAACGAATATTCAACAATTAGAAGGAATGGCTTCTTCAATTCCAGAAGAAACTTTACTGGTAAGTGAGAGTGGAATTTATACAAAGGAGGATTTAGATTTAGTGAAACAGTACGGAGCTAAAGCTGTACTAGTAGGAGAGTCGTTAATGAGAAAAGAAAATCAAACGTTGGCTGTACAACAATTATTTGGAGAGAGTCTTAATGTCTAA
- the trpD gene encoding anthranilate phosphoribosyltransferase, protein MMKELLATCIEGHTLTEEQAEEVMNSIMSGQATPSQIASLVSIMRLRGETVDELVGFTKSMKKHMSSINYDFDIVDTCGTGGDGSSTFNISTAAAIVASSLKVKVAKHGNRAVSSKSGSADVLEKLGVNIQTSKEEAIKSLDEKNMSFLFAPMFHSSMKHAVNPRKEIGFRTVFNLLGPLSNPANAKRQIIGVFSTNYAEKMAEALKRLGAEHVLLVTGRDGLDEISITTATDVVELKNGHISRYVLHPTDVGLVEGVMDEIQVQNSDDSAELIEKIFRGEAPESAENIVALNAGAALYVANHVQSLDMGVLYAKEAIKNGTALKQLKSLQHQQEENYA, encoded by the coding sequence GTGATGAAAGAACTTCTAGCAACGTGTATTGAGGGTCATACTTTGACTGAGGAGCAGGCTGAGGAAGTAATGAATTCGATCATGTCTGGTCAAGCAACACCTAGTCAAATCGCAAGTTTAGTGTCCATTATGCGTCTAAGAGGCGAAACGGTTGATGAATTGGTTGGCTTTACAAAATCAATGAAAAAACACATGTCTTCTATTAACTATGATTTTGATATTGTAGACACCTGTGGTACTGGTGGAGACGGCTCCTCAACCTTTAATATCTCAACTGCAGCAGCAATCGTTGCATCCTCATTAAAGGTGAAGGTAGCAAAACACGGAAATCGTGCTGTTTCTTCTAAAAGTGGAAGTGCAGATGTTCTTGAGAAACTAGGCGTTAATATTCAAACATCAAAGGAGGAAGCGATAAAAAGCTTAGACGAAAAAAACATGAGCTTTTTATTTGCACCTATGTTTCATTCTTCAATGAAGCATGCAGTGAATCCTCGTAAAGAAATTGGGTTTCGGACTGTTTTTAATCTACTTGGTCCATTATCAAATCCAGCAAATGCAAAACGTCAAATAATTGGTGTTTTTTCTACGAATTATGCAGAAAAAATGGCAGAAGCGTTAAAACGGTTAGGCGCAGAGCATGTTTTACTCGTTACAGGACGTGACGGCTTGGACGAAATATCTATAACAACAGCAACTGATGTCGTAGAGCTTAAAAATGGACATATATCCAGATACGTTCTTCATCCAACTGATGTTGGACTTGTAGAAGGTGTTATGGATGAGATACAGGTCCAAAATTCAGATGATAGTGCAGAGCTTATCGAAAAAATATTTAGAGGTGAAGCACCAGAAAGTGCAGAGAATATTGTGGCTTTAAATGCAGGTGCAGCCCTTTATGTTGCAAATCATGTTCAATCATTAGATATGGGCGTGTTATATGCCAAAGAAGCGATTAAAAATGGTACAGCTTTAAAGCAATTAAAATCATTGCAGCATCAGCAGGAGGAAAATTATGCTTGA
- the trpE gene encoding anthranilate synthase component I, giving the protein MNFSSFSTFCEDSKHYRTIPIVKKYIVDTFTPIQLFQLFKEEAVYLLESKDSESSWSRYSFIGLNPFLFIEENHGEFSILNEQRKTISKSNSITTTFKQLQDHLAIKLPDLEIPFVGGAVGYIGYDTVSIIEKVKKHETNDLNQQNCMFFVCETVIAFDHQEKQLYFIHYERVNGTEDESRLKATYQLAEAKLNKFESMLKQKPQSEHLPLAVSDSFDVNFDEIQSNYEKGKFLEDVEKVKEYIRAGDIFQGVLSQRFEIPISTDGFSLYRILRIVNPSPYLFYIRINDTELVGSSPERLIYIQNKHLEIHPIAGTRRRGKTVEEDLFFEEELKNDEKERAEHYMLVDLARNDLGRVADYGTVNTPTLMEVGRFSHVMHLISKVTAQLKEEVHPMDALLSSFPAGTVSGAPKIRAMQIIQELEPTARGSYAGCVAYVGFDGNVDSCITIRTITVKNNVAYVQAGAGIVVDSVPELEWKETCNKASAMLKAIQLAEKVFSEEEKRDERTSSNVY; this is encoded by the coding sequence ATGAATTTTTCTTCTTTTTCCACTTTTTGTGAAGATAGCAAGCATTATCGCACCATCCCCATCGTAAAAAAATATATCGTGGATACGTTCACGCCTATTCAATTATTTCAACTTTTTAAAGAAGAGGCTGTTTATTTACTGGAAAGTAAGGACTCAGAATCTAGCTGGTCCAGATATTCTTTTATTGGTTTAAATCCATTTTTATTTATAGAAGAAAACCACGGAGAGTTTTCTATCCTGAACGAACAAAGAAAAACGATATCAAAATCAAATTCCATTACAACAACCTTTAAACAACTTCAGGATCATTTAGCCATTAAGTTGCCAGATTTAGAGATACCTTTTGTTGGGGGAGCTGTAGGATATATTGGATATGATACAGTTTCTATCATTGAAAAAGTTAAAAAGCATGAGACGAATGATTTAAATCAGCAAAATTGTATGTTTTTTGTTTGTGAAACAGTTATTGCATTTGATCATCAAGAAAAACAGCTTTATTTTATTCACTACGAAAGAGTAAATGGTACCGAAGATGAGTCAAGGTTAAAGGCTACGTATCAACTAGCTGAAGCAAAGCTGAACAAATTTGAAAGCATGCTAAAACAAAAACCTCAATCAGAGCATTTACCACTAGCAGTTTCGGACTCGTTTGATGTCAATTTTGATGAAATTCAATCAAACTATGAAAAAGGCAAGTTTTTAGAAGATGTTGAGAAGGTAAAAGAATACATTCGTGCAGGAGATATTTTTCAAGGAGTACTATCACAAAGGTTTGAAATTCCAATTTCAACAGACGGTTTTTCACTTTACCGAATTTTACGTATCGTAAATCCTTCACCATATTTATTTTATATTCGAATTAATGACACAGAGCTTGTCGGCAGTTCTCCTGAAAGACTTATTTATATTCAAAATAAACATCTTGAAATTCATCCAATTGCCGGGACAAGAAGAAGAGGAAAAACTGTTGAAGAAGACTTATTTTTCGAAGAAGAATTAAAGAACGATGAAAAGGAAAGAGCAGAGCATTATATGTTGGTTGATTTGGCACGAAATGATTTAGGTAGAGTTGCTGATTACGGAACGGTTAATACTCCTACGTTAATGGAAGTTGGTCGTTTTTCACACGTGATGCACCTAATTTCTAAGGTTACGGCTCAACTAAAAGAAGAAGTACACCCAATGGATGCATTATTATCTTCGTTTCCTGCTGGTACTGTTTCAGGAGCCCCGAAAATACGAGCCATGCAAATTATTCAAGAATTAGAACCGACAGCGAGAGGAAGTTATGCAGGTTGTGTTGCCTACGTAGGTTTTGATGGAAATGTAGATTCTTGTATTACGATTCGAACGATTACAGTCAAAAATAATGTAGCATATGTTCAAGCTGGGGCAGGTATCGTTGTGGACAGTGTACCTGAACTTGAATGGAAGGAAACATGTAATAAAGCGAGCGCTATGTTAAAAGCAATCCAATTGGCTGAAAAAGTCTTTTCTGAGGAGGAGAAACGTGATGAAAGAACTTCTAGCAACGTGTATTGA
- the aroH gene encoding chorismate mutase, with translation MIRGIRGAITVGEDNEPTVIDATEKLLQEMIQKNNVDPENVAQVLITVTHDLISTFPAKALRNFEGWVYVPVMCMQEIPVPGSLEKCIRIMMTVETPIKQEQIYHAYLEGATVLRPDLSKS, from the coding sequence TTGATTAGGGGAATTCGAGGAGCAATAACAGTTGGTGAAGATAATGAACCAACTGTTATTGATGCAACAGAAAAACTGTTACAAGAAATGATTCAAAAAAACAATGTAGATCCTGAGAACGTCGCACAGGTCCTTATAACGGTAACACATGATTTGATATCAACATTTCCTGCAAAAGCATTAAGAAATTTTGAAGGTTGGGTCTATGTACCGGTCATGTGTATGCAAGAAATACCAGTTCCAGGAAGCCTCGAAAAATGCATAAGAATTATGATGACAGTAGAAACACCAATAAAGCAAGAACAAATTTATCATGCTTATTTAGAAGGTGCGACAGTGTTAAGACCAGATTTATCAAAGTCCTAA
- the aroB gene encoding 3-dehydroquinate synthase: MKSIVIHTQDSTYPVIVGEDAINELLGILKNLEPSKVLVVTDTNVDRLYSDFLIDKIKPTYTISKYVINSGEEAKSFDVFYDVQTFALKQQLDRKSVVIAFGGGVVGDLTGFVAATYMRGIPYIQVPTTLLAHDSAVGGKVAINHPEGKNMIGAFYQPKAVVYDSKFLKSLPVTELRSGFAEVIKHSLIKSESFYEFLVKEIQQLEDITTERLQRMILEGIQIKADVVTKDERELGLREILNFGHTLGHAVEAEAGYGKLSHGDCVAVGMLFATWLSNKLLQADLPYRELKTWFATIGFPVEVPDSYTTEQLIAKMVKDKKTKSNQIKMILLERIGETTSATFSKEELQCLLNEWREQERGESVD; encoded by the coding sequence ATGAAGTCAATTGTTATCCATACACAAGACTCAACTTATCCAGTTATTGTCGGTGAAGATGCAATAAATGAACTCTTAGGGATACTAAAAAATCTAGAGCCTTCTAAAGTACTTGTTGTAACAGATACAAATGTTGATCGTTTATATAGTGATTTCTTAATAGACAAGATTAAACCTACTTATACGATCAGTAAATATGTTATCAATAGCGGGGAAGAGGCTAAGTCTTTTGATGTTTTTTATGACGTACAAACCTTTGCATTAAAGCAGCAATTAGATCGTAAATCTGTTGTTATTGCGTTTGGTGGAGGAGTAGTAGGTGATTTAACAGGTTTTGTTGCAGCAACCTATATGAGAGGAATTCCTTATATACAAGTACCTACAACATTGCTAGCACATGATAGTGCCGTTGGAGGAAAAGTGGCAATCAATCATCCTGAAGGAAAAAATATGATTGGGGCTTTTTATCAGCCTAAAGCGGTAGTATATGATAGTAAGTTTTTAAAAAGTCTTCCTGTAACAGAATTACGATCTGGATTTGCAGAGGTTATTAAACATTCACTTATTAAAAGTGAATCCTTCTATGAATTTTTGGTAAAAGAAATACAACAGTTAGAAGACATTACAACTGAAAGGTTACAACGAATGATACTTGAAGGTATTCAAATCAAAGCAGACGTTGTAACAAAAGATGAAAGAGAGTTAGGTTTACGTGAAATTTTGAACTTTGGCCATACTCTAGGTCATGCAGTTGAGGCAGAGGCTGGCTATGGAAAACTCTCACATGGAGACTGCGTAGCAGTTGGGATGTTATTTGCTACCTGGTTAAGTAATAAATTATTACAAGCTGACTTACCATACCGTGAGTTGAAAACATGGTTTGCTACGATTGGTTTTCCAGTAGAGGTCCCTGATTCATATACAACCGAGCAATTAATAGCCAAAATGGTTAAAGATAAAAAAACAAAATCTAATCAAATTAAAATGATTTTATTAGAACGTATTGGAGAAACAACTTCTGCAACTTTCAGCAAAGAAGAGCTCCAATGCTTACTTAACGAGTGGAGAGAGCAGGAACGGGGGGAGAGCGTTGATTAG